TCCCGGCCAGCCGCTGCTGTTCTCAACTTTCAAGGTATCACCGGTCAAAGCCGGCGCTTCCGGCGCCAGCAAAGCGAGCAACACCAAAGCCGATACAATGATAAGGCTTTTGGATAAATGCTTCATCACTTCCTCCCTAACTATGGTGTGATAGATTGTCTCTAGTTGAAACGATTGCTCAGTACAATACAGAACAATCACAACTTGCCGCCTCCCAACCACCTCCTTCAGCGGTTGCATCAGGTTTCGGCCGGTGAGAGCGATTTCGGTATTTAACTATTTTTATTAGCGTTAAAAAGACCATTCAGCCTCGCTTCAGCAGACCTGCTCCATTACCGTCCGGCTGACTGTCGGGCTGTTTTTCCTCACATTTCCTTTTTTGCAACTAGCATGCCAATAAAGGGATTGCTGTTGATGACGATCACATCTGTATTTTTACTTGGATGCTTGCCATTTTTTCATTAATTTTTATGTATTATTTCCCTAACAGAACAGAATCGAACTGCTCCGATACAGCCCTTGAGCAGTGATCACCCTTCAAGAAAGGCGGTTTTACCAGCACCATGTTCACCTTGCGCACCTTTAAAGTGGTCCCTTCCCTGCCTGCTGAGCTGGCCTGTTTACGCGAGCTCGCCTATAACCTGTATTGGACTTGGGATCATGATGTCCGATCGCTGTTTCGCCGGCTCGATCGCGACCTGTGGGAAGAAACCAGGCACAACCCTATCCTGCTGCTGGGCAGCATCGATCAAAAAAAGCTGGAGATCCGTGCCAGCGATGAAGGTTACCTCTCTCATCTGAACCGGGCTAAAGAGACCCTGCACGCTTATCTCACGCGGAAAACCTGGTTTCAGGAAAAATACAGCCAAGCCAGCAGCTTTCAGGTCGCTTACTTTTCCATGGAATACGGCATCACGGAGGGGCTGCCCACTTATTCCGGAGGTCTTGGAGTGCTTGCGGCGGATCATCTCAAGTCCGCCAGCGATCTCGGCATTCCCCTGGCGGCCGTAGGCCTGCTCTATCAACAGGGATATTTCAATCAGTACTTGAGCAAAGACGGTTGGCAGCAGGAGCTCTATCCGGACAACGACTTTTACAACATGCCGATCAGGCTGGTGCGCGATGATCAAGGCCAGATTCAGAAAATATCCGTTCCGATTCAGGGCCGCGAAGTCAGAGCGCAAATATGGCTGGCGCAGGTGGGCCGAGTGCCGCTTTATCTTTTAGACACTAATCTGCCGGAGAACAGCGTTTCCGATCAGGACATCACGGACCAGCTGTACGGCGGCGACAACGACATGCGCATCAAACAGGAGATCGTGCTCGGCATCGGCGGATTGCGAGCATTGGAAAAACTGGGCATACGTCCCAGTGTGTGCCACATGAACGAAGGCCACTCCGCCTTTATGGCGTTAGAACGTGCGCGTATCCTGATGCAGGAAAAAGGGGTAAGCTTTGCTGAAGCGCAGGAGGCCACCCGTTCGAGCAACCTGTTCACCAGCCACACACCGGTGCCGGCCGGCATCGATGAATTCGATCCCGGCTTGATCGACAGTTATCTCGGCGATTATCTCAACACCCTGCAACTCAGCCGTCAGCAGATCCATCACCTGGGCGGAGTTCACCGACCCGAAACCGGCGGCAAGTTCAACATGGCCATCTTTGCCATCAACATGTCCGGCGGCATCAACGGCGTCAGCCGTCTGCATGGCAAGGTGGCACGCAGAATGTGGAACTATCTCTGGCCCGCTCTGCCGGAGGAGGAGGTGCCCATCGGTCACGTCACTAACGGCATCCACATTCCCACCTGGATATCCGAGGACATGGCGGAACTGTACGACCGCTACCTCGGCCCGCGTTGGAAACAAGATCCGGCCAATGAAAAAGTTTGGCAGAGCGTTCAATCCATTCCGGTTGAAGAGCTGTGGCGTACCCATGAACGCCGGCGGGAACGGCTGGTGGCTTTTGCGCGCCAGCGGCTGACTCAGCAACTGGAGAACGCAGGCGCCAATCCCGGAGAGATCGACGCGGCCAAGGAAGTGCTGGATCCGGAAGCGCTCACCATCGGATTCGCCCGCCGGTTTGCCGAATACAAACGCGCCCAATTACTGTTCTATGATCTCGAGCGGATCAGTCAGATCGTCAACGACAAAGAACGGCCGGTTCAGATCATCATCTCCGGCAAATCGCACCCGCGCGACAACAACGGCAAAGCCATCATCCGCGACATCATCAATATTCTACGACGGGAAGAGTTTCGCCATCGCGTTGTCTTCCTTGAGGACTATGACATGGAGGTCGCGTCATACATGCTGCAGGGCGTGGATGTCTGGCTCAACACCCCCCGGCGTCCCCGGGAGGCCAGCGGTACCAGCGGCATGAAGGCCGCTGTCAACGGCGTTCTCAATCTGAGTGTGCTCGACGGATGGTGGGATGAAGCGTACCGTAACACCGTGGGATGGTCGATCGGCCGCGGCGAAGAGTACGCGAACAGTGAAGAGCAGGACAAGCAAGAGGCGGAATCGCTTTACTATGTACTCGAGCACGACATCGTGCCGCTGTTCTATGCCGGCAACAACGG
This bacterium DNA region includes the following protein-coding sequences:
- a CDS encoding glycosyltransferase family 1 protein, coding for MFTLRTFKVVPSLPAELACLRELAYNLYWTWDHDVRSLFRRLDRDLWEETRHNPILLLGSIDQKKLEIRASDEGYLSHLNRAKETLHAYLTRKTWFQEKYSQASSFQVAYFSMEYGITEGLPTYSGGLGVLAADHLKSASDLGIPLAAVGLLYQQGYFNQYLSKDGWQQELYPDNDFYNMPIRLVRDDQGQIQKISVPIQGREVRAQIWLAQVGRVPLYLLDTNLPENSVSDQDITDQLYGGDNDMRIKQEIVLGIGGLRALEKLGIRPSVCHMNEGHSAFMALERARILMQEKGVSFAEAQEATRSSNLFTSHTPVPAGIDEFDPGLIDSYLGDYLNTLQLSRQQIHHLGGVHRPETGGKFNMAIFAINMSGGINGVSRLHGKVARRMWNYLWPALPEEEVPIGHVTNGIHIPTWISEDMAELYDRYLGPRWKQDPANEKVWQSVQSIPVEELWRTHERRRERLVAFARQRLTQQLENAGANPGEIDAAKEVLDPEALTIGFARRFAEYKRAQLLFYDLERISQIVNDKERPVQIIISGKSHPRDNNGKAIIRDIINILRREEFRHRVVFLEDYDMEVASYMLQGVDVWLNTPRRPREASGTSGMKAAVNGVLNLSVLDGWWDEAYRNTVGWSIGRGEEYANSEEQDKQEAESLYYVLEHDIVPLFYAGNNGLPREWIRMMKSSIQTNSPLLNTHRMVIDYFNQYYMPASQRCAHFTEGSLQAAKALAKWKERIRQHWEKIRILNTQVENGRELKVGESYPIKSLVAIDGLKPEELRVEVYYGALDADGRILHGQCVSMTQEKKEGNGQYLYSAAIPCDTTGQKGFSIRITPSHPDMAFQHETGLITWYRE